The Trichoderma asperellum chromosome 6, complete sequence region ACGTGATGTCTTCCACCATTAGGTACTAAAGTAAGTGTATTATTATACGCTCGGGAGACAGCATAGGCCAGTCATCGCCCGCTTTACACTGCAACTCTTGTCGTTCCATCAGCCCCAATACTAACATTACTTCTTTCCTGTTCAACATACGTGTCTTgtcaaaaagaaagctgtaAGCGAGATGTTGTGTTTTGCCATAGAGAAAGATTTACGAATACTCTTCTTTGACTCGGCGACCGTCGTAGGAGCGGCCCCGACTTCCAGTCGGTTCGCGAGAGCTTTGCCGGCGACGAAAGTCGAAAGTGGGATTTGAGCGTATGCCCAGCGCGAAGAGAATGACAGCGATGAGAAGGGCCGTGTAGGAACCCCAGAGGAAACCAAAGGCCCAGGGTCCAATCTTGGCAGAGCGGCCAACGTCGTGGAAGCGGTTGCGGGCTTCGCAGAATGTAGCGCTGTGCAGCGTGAATCGTTTAGCAAAttggcaatttttttttttttttggaaataATACGTGACATAAGGAGAgacagagggagagggagggagaaggtAATTAAGCAAGAGATGGGGATTCTGCAAAGGGTATTGGGAGTCAACATACGTTATGATAGATACGGCGAGCGtatagaagaagagagcaatgcTAGAGACGACAAAGGCTAGCGCTGCGCCGAGACGGCCGCAGCAGGCCAGGATCGAAGTGAAGAAAGCCACGACTTCGAAGAAGAGCGTCATGAGCAAAAACACCCAACCAAAGCGCCACATGTAGAAGTAATGGAACGACGTCGTGTGGCTGCCATGGCTACCACCGAGCCCCGGCGGCACGTTCTGCGCATTGCTGGCCCAGGCAAAGCCGAAAGGAATGGCTGGATGAGAAGGACCACAGTCGTTGTTGTTCAGGCCGCAGATGAAGAAGTAGGTCCACTGGGAAACGTCGCGGGCG contains the following coding sequences:
- a CDS encoding uncharacterized protein (TransMembrane:4 (i7-26o114-137i144-168o188-210i)~EggNog:ENOG41); this encodes MPKNALLGSIGFILLCVSQLFIWFIILPGVTHDTPFRHTYYLRADTSGITGARDVSQWTYFFICGLNNNDCGPSHPAIPFGFAWASNAQNVPPGLGGSHGSHTTSFHYFYMWRFGWVFLLMTLFFEVVAFFTSILACCGRLGAALAFVVSSIALFFYTLAVSIITATFCEARNRFHDVGRSAKIGPWAFGFLWGSYTALLIAVILFALGIRSNPTFDFRRRQSSREPTGSRGRSYDGRRVKEEYS